The Rosa rugosa chromosome 3, drRosRugo1.1, whole genome shotgun sequence sequence CTTCTCGATCTGTCTAtggctttttcttcttctcgtcAAATCTGTTTGGTTCTGGGTAATAGTTGTGGGTACTGGTTCATGATTCTTCGTCGGGTTCTTTCACTAGGATGTACGAGCTCTCTCCATTGCCTCTAACGAGGATCGATCTAAGAGCATTGACTGGCGGTGGCTTTGTTCTCTGTTTAGATCTGAACTAGTTgaggaaagaatgaactagttgaagcttgacaaatcaatgaCAAACTCCTTCTttgttttcctccttcaatgctccttgaatcctctttgatggtggaatggatggatgataAGCTTCTTGATGGTCATGATaaatggaatggtgatgaagatatgatgctcaTTTGGCCaactttgagtggtagtgatggagtaatggtggtggtgatggaggttgaggaatatggatattatgggtttggattttgggaggtggatatggaggttttatgaaggagatgaacagagaaagaagatgtaatgggatggaatGGTTGGTATTGAGAGTGagaagagaatgtgtttatataggcaagaaaaagaagagtgaaatgatgagtgaattaaaaataattaaagtggagtatggaattagtttgtaaaatatggacaagatggagtaatgatgaaatgaaagcaaagcatgaaggtgtagaaatatggaagtgatgatgataaaTTAAAGAGAATGGAGTAGAAAATataagagaaaagcatctagctttctttatgtgggtgagaatatgttgagctgtttttaggtcactttctgctcctttattccttcaattatatctccaccaagaattctGAATGGGCCtctgacttcttcatatcaaatgttcctccatgactctagatcatcctggtaaaatctCAGAGTTAAATTCATTGTGGTTCGGCCGTAAATGCTTCTGAAATACGTACAAGTCAGGTTTTCCAGTTTTCGTCTTTCAGAAGATTggactgactgtttgaaggctttccactcaaaactagctctggtactcttcatatcaaattatccttgggatgtctaggaTGAAACTGGAAAGGTTTAACTCATTCGAAGTTCGTTTGGTCAGGCGGCTacccctcctttcttgtctagctcactttctcctagccggagtaggaaaatgtctagctcactttctcttCTCCATTATTTCTTAAcatgataagaaaaaaaaaaaaatatatatatatatatacagatccaatccagagcggagctccgctttgaaattaacgtgtgaagttcgagttttcgataacttttcggtcgcatatccacatctcgaccgttcagtttttaggtactactgtatagatcatctctgcaaattttcagtcaaattgatgatcattaagacaTCTAACTCGTtcaaaccaatggacggactgaatctgtcaatctgaaccgtactagctttaaggcacttatcaatgccttaacgatcatcattttggctgaaaatttgcagagacgatctatacactagtacctaaaaactgaacggttgagatgtggatatgcgaccgaaaagtgaccgaaaactcgaacttcacacgttaattttcaaagcagagctccgctctggataggatttgtgtgtatatatatatatatatatatatatatatatatatatatatatatatatataacacaaaGATTAAgtaaagtacaagattaggaaaataatgaaattggattagtcaacattaaattggactttagaacaagtaattttcatgttttagggcacaaatatgtatatgaattatgatccaacagggATGCAAACAACCTTCTGAGCAATGTCGGGTGGGAATATAGTGTAAACTGCAGCCGACATCCATGTTCTTGTACCATGATCAATCAAGTCTGAAACAAGTTCAAAAACACAATCAGATGGTTTGTGGAGCAAGTATTGTTGACAGTCTGGAATCCAACGATCGTTCCAAATGTTAACTTGTGTCCCATCACCAATACACCATTGAACTCCTGCTTTTAGTACCGGCCTTCCTTGGAGAATGCTTCTCCACGAAAATGATGGTGAATCACCCAACTCTGCCTCCCAAAAGGAATTATTTGGATAGTACCTGGCTTTATAAAGTCGTGCAATCAATGAGTTTGGGTTAGTAAGCAGCCTCCACCCTTGTTTAGCTAGCATGGCCAGGTTGTAAGCAAACACATTTTTAAAACCCATTCCTCCTTCATCTTTTGTTAGGCATAATCTCTCCCAACTACGCCAATCAATTTTTTTCTTATCATCTGTGTCTCCCTAAAAAAATGAAGCACAGAACTGATGGATGTCATCACAGAGGCTCTTTGGTAAGAGGTAGCAGTTCATAGCATACAATGGCATGGTTTGGGCCATTGCTTTGATGAGGATTTCCTTTCCAACTGCACTTAGGATTTTTGCCTTCCAATTCACTAGTTTCTTTGTGAGTTTCTCCTTTATGTACGCAAAAATAGCAGACTTGGACCTTCCTACTTTCATAGGTAGTCCCAGATACTTATCATGCTCCTTTACACATTGAACATTTAAAATAGCCGCCAATTTTTGCTGCGTTACTCCATTGACATTGTTGCTAAACACCACACTGCTTTTCTAAAAATTTACTTTCTGGCCTGAAGCATTTTCATAGATATCATGGATTCTTTTGTAATGCATACACTTTGCCATAGTAGCAAAGCCAAAGAGTATACTGTCATCTGGAAAGAAAAGATGGTGAAGGGTAGGGGCCTGAGGGCACATTTTAAGTCCTTGAATGACCTGATGCTGGACTGCCTGCGAGATAAGTGGTGACAATCCTTCACTACATAAAATAAACAGATAGGGTGAAAGTGGATCACCCTGTCTGATACATTGAGTAGGTGCAATCCTGGGAGATGGCTCCCCATAAAGCAGGATAGAATAAGCAACAGATGTAACACACTTCATAATGATCTGAATCCAACTAGGATCAAAACCTAGCTTTGTTAACATAGCAGAGATAAACGACCACTCAAGTCTGTCATATGCTTTACTAATATCCAGTTTTAAAGAGAAGAAACCCTCCTCCTGATACCTGAGTTTGTGCATAAAGTGTGCTGCTTCGTTTGCCACCAGGGTATTATCAGAGATCAATCTACCTAGGACATAAGCACTTTGCAAGGAAGAGACAATGTCAGGAAGCCACATCTTGAGTCTGTTGGCTACAACTTTGGAACTAATCATGCAGATGACATTACAAAGCTATAGGTCGAAAATGCATTGCTTCTTTGGGGTCTTGGATCTTCGGGACCAAACATAGATAAGTATGGTTGGAGTCCGGCCATATATCTCCAAGTTCAAGCAAATTTTTGACTGCCAAGCAAACATCTTCACACACTACAGTCCAATATTTTTGATAGAATAAAGGAGACATACCATCAGGTCCAGGGCTTTTGGATGGGTGCATTTGGAAAAGAGCCATCTTTATCTCTTCATTAGTATATGGAGAAAGTAGTGCGTCATTCATTTGCGGTGTTACACGGCAAGGGGTTGCAGCAGTGACAAATGCAATAGCCTCCTCATCCACTTGTTCAGCTGAGAAGATATTTTGGAAATATCGCAAAAGACTTGCTTGTATTTCTTGTGGTTCAGTTTGCCATATACCATGATCATCCATCAGTCCCTTAATAAGGTTTCGACTTCTTCTGTTACTTGCTTTTCGATGAAAGAAAGCCGTGTTTCTATCACCCTCCTTCAACCACAAGGCTCTAGATCTTTGCCTCCAATATGTTTCTTGCAATGATAATAATTGACTATAACGCACATGAAGCAATCTTTGCTCCTCATACAGTTGTACAGAATGCTGTTGCCTAATGAGGTCATTGAGTTTTTCCTGAATAATTCGCATCTCCGTTTGCTGCTGACTAAAATCCAGACGATGCCAAAGCCTTAATTTGTCTCCCACtgcctttgttttgttttcaatttgttGTAGTGCATTGCCAATAGTAGGCTTGGACCATTGTTGCTTAATTATATTTAAACACTCCTCTCTGCCATACCAACATTCCTCAAAGCGAAAAGGCTTGTTAATTCGCTTTCTCACTTGACGTTCACAAAAAGCTTCAATGAGAATAGGGCAATGATCGGATTCCGATGGATTGAGAGTAAGGACACGACTGAATGGGAACCTGCTACGCCATTGCACACATTGAAAACCTCTGTCCAACCTTTCCCTGGTGTGTTTACTTAGCCAAGTGAATCTACTGCCAACAAAACCCATATCACTGAGTCCACAAGAGGTCATAGTTCTTCTAAACTGTCATTGCTGCTAGGGCTCGTGGAGGGCCTCCAGATTTATCTCTTCTTGTCATAACTTCATTAAAATCTCCAGCCATCAACCATGGCAGGAGACATATTTGAGCATCTAGAGTTTTGATCAAATCCCAAGTATGGTCTCTCCCCCTCTAGCAGCAACTCCATATATTCCTGTAAATCTCCACAGGTCCGTACCCGGTTTCCCAATTGCGGCATCAATATGATTTGGAGAGTGACTTCATACATCAACATGAGTATCCTCCGTCCAGATGATGGCTAGGCCTTGGGAGTTCTGTTCATGTGGGACACAAAAATAGTCTTTGAatctgtacatacctccaacaatatagagtatttgctatctcaccaagcataattaacaccctctttgggacacccacaagccatggtgaggcccaaccgctacttgcatcttgtagccctatgttcaagctacgctacggtatccggaagtcgcaaatccgccgccgggaagccacctttccagccttgccaagttgcctccgcaactaggcatttctatactagaatagttgtttgcttgtcccacatcgaaaaccatgtaaatgagatagcttccttcacctataaaaggaatgcctcctcccacttaaacaccaatTCATTCCATTACAACCAAtcccattacatgctttgtaatcccccttgggccgcaaggctcaacacactagtgtaacattcaagtggacgtagtttcccgctaaggcgggagacgaaccactatacatctcgtgtcactctctctctctctctctaaagctaactagcgacccctcggtcactaacgttaacattggcgccgtctgtgggaacccgacacacaaaggcttcgtcacctaccacgaacttcgACCTGAAAGTGACGAGTCAACGctcattcaacatcaaattagggctggtcaacgcccggcggggttggtcaacgcccagcggagccggtcaacgcccatcaaggcttgatcaacttttggtcaacgctgaccagggctggtcaacgcccaactcaaaaaaagtcaacgctggcaaacaaaaaaaaaaaaaaaattctgccaATTTGCTCTGGACACCCGGAGGCATATCAGTCATCATCAGCGCCCCCGCTGAACTGTGCACCGCTAGTCTGGGCATCAGCGGAGCTCCTCGACGCAACTCTCCTTGTCTGGATCTCGCCATCACAAGTCAGGCATCGCTAAACAAAGCCCAAAACGAAGCAGCAACAGTGCCAAGTTTCTATCAGCGGTAGAAGGCAGCGTTGAGCTCCCATCGACGGCAACGCAAGGCTCCGGTCAGCCTCAGGCCAAGCTTCAGTCCACTACCCATGGCAAGCGGGTCAAGCTTCGCGCAACTCCATCAATAGCGTCCGCACCATGTCCAATCTTTCTCCTCATTGCACATCGGCGCTATCCGCCGGTTCGCATCAGCGGCATGTTTTCTCTTCCTCGATCCGCAACCACAACAACCGCCGGCAATCATCCGCTAGCATCTTCCCGCCAAAAGGCTCCGCCAAGAACCATCTTCTCCAGCGGCGATGCTAGCCCAGCGGCCATCCCCCGCCAACGAGGCTAGCGGTTATCAACCCGGCTCCGCTGAGCAACTCCTCCGGCAAAGCTTCCGCTGAGCTCCGTGTTTCCGCTGAGCGTGTCTCTGCAGAGCTCCATGTTTCCGCTGAGCGTGTCTCCGCCCAACTTCCTCCGCTAAGCCACCGCTAGCAACAAATCTCATGCTCATCCGCTGGTCGTCATCTATGCCCGCTGCAAATAATAGAACCCAGCACACCTAgatttgctctgggcacccatacCTATTTCTGATCAACATCGAGCAAATCTGATCAGCTCTAGGCACTGAAGTATTCTCAGCCAAGCACAGCTACGTTGACCGCTAGACTCATCTTCTGTTCTTTTCCGAGCATCCAATCTGAGTTTCTATGATGGCGGTCAGAGCCACCAACACAGCTAAGTACCTCTCCTTCGTACTCTATCTGCTTATTCAACGTTATAAGAAAACCACGTGCCTAGACCTCCATCTAGCATGAAACAATTTTTTATCAATAGTCTGGAATGCTTGACACTTGGCCCCCACTTGCCACAAATATTTATGTGCTGCACATCATGATCTGATATAATGAAAAGCATAATTGTCATGCAATCCCTACACCTGTCCATAtgacatatataattatatatgcctAGCATCTTTGTTCTAGGAATGATAAATGCCTATGTTGTTTGTTTGTCAAAAGCATGCGCAAACTTggtcatatataattatatatgcagcGGCACTGAACCTTGGTTTATATTTGACTAAGCACTAATGATAGCAATATACATTTGCATTTGCCAAAACAATCTGGGCCATACCATGGGCACCGACAATCTAGCTACTACGCTGCACATATATATTGCTCGCCCCCTGCAAAACTTCATGTACACATTAAATCGGTGCTTAGCTCATTTCCCTCCATCATTATCAAAGTTGCCATTTACTAGCATGCCTCAATTAGTCTGATGCACAAGCAACATGACTCCCTATTCATATTGTGGTCATAGGCATGTTCAGTATAGTCAGCCATTGTCTACATGACTCGTACAAAAAGTATATTAATTTACCATTTGTATATTGCATTGCACCCATTGAATGCACTACCATTGTTCTCCGACCAATGCACTTACCAAGCATTTAATAATGTTACAAATTTATATGCTAATCATCTATCTTATGTTAAGGAGGTATAATCACCGAACACCTTTCAAGATTAGCGAAATCATCATCCTTCTACTAAGGAACTTCGCCagagcaatggagcgtcatgcttggacaactccaacatgatttgggtatcTACACCAATTCCtcctccaactcgctccaaatcggcataagataagtcattatatcttatcttttacgctctcgCAATTAGAGCCGCTACCATGCTCTTACTACGTTTAaaaagcatgcctacaacattgcTTACAtgtggcaacactttctagacctcacatactagatatgccatgcttcacatacccATCTCAAACGATCTCTAGGCATGTTTACAAtaatgcaaaaatgatattagcatccccattacaagtacatgctatacataTATGCCATGTTTCTATTTAATTGCAAccaaattaaataaacatgggacgctcatacaaaatattattacttgctctatgtgttcatcatttttcattcaaccgccaagcggtaaggcaacgcctcataatgacaatgaccgctacgcggcattgcagtcaagtttctcctccgagaaatagcaaagggactagttaacacagcccacggcagccattgatccggcagttaaccccgacgcttgggtaccaaagattgggctcgctacccaacaccatctgctccgcgcagctcccctcatcaaacaattttccgaccatccggaggtctatagccaggagtgggggactcctcgcagggcctggcaggggcccacccgaaagggcaaaagcgttcgctccaaccaattctagatggacgacgcactcgcactaattatgcttgatatacggcacaaagctacgctttggtatcaacccgcaagaacaccctccttgactggggacttcggggacttgtacatacagcccagcataattagcaacggtcacgctcatgcctcagggcatcacctcgagctacccgttaatgcgccgccgagcttttcgcgctcgtgcctcagcggcactgcctcgctttcacgctctcgcctcagcggcaaccgacGAGCTTtcgcaccgccgagctttcacgctcgttcctcagcggcaccgccgaacttttcgcgctcgttcctcagcggcaccgcctactttcgccctcgtgcattcccggcaccgccgagcttctcgctcatgccttcgcggcacccttgagcctccgctcatgcctccccggcaaatCACGAGCTTAccactcatgccttcgcggcaccccgagctcaccgctcacgccttcccggcacccacgagcctccgctcacgagcttaccgctcatgccttctcggcacccttgagcttccgctcacgagcttaccgctcatgccttcgtggcacccttgagcctccgctcatgcctccccgacaactcacgagcttaccgctcatgccttcgcggcaccccgagctcaCTGCTCACGCCTTCCGGGCACtatgagcttccgctcacgagcttaccgctcatgccttcgcggcacccttgagcttctgctcacgagctcaccgctcatgccttcctggcaccccgagcttccgctcatgccttcccggcaacccttgagcttcccgctcatgccttcccggcaacccacgagctccctgctcatgccttcccggcaccccgagtttccgctcatgccttcccggcaacccttgaggttcccgctcatgccttcccggcaacccacgagcttcccgctcataccttcccggcaacccttgagctccccgctcatgccttcccggcaacccacgagcttcccgctcatgccttcccggcaccccgagcttccactcatgccttcccggcaacccttgagcttccgctcatgccttcccggcaacccttgagcttcccgctcatgccttcccgacaacccactagcttcccgctcatgccttcccggcaccccgagcttccgctcatgccttcccggcaacccttgagcttcccgctcatgccttcccggcaacccacgagctccccgctcatgccttcccggcaaccccgagtttcccgctcacgagctttccgctcatgccttcccggcaatcctcgagctttacgctcacatctactcgacacaccacacgttaatagaacattgaatttttctaccatttgtcgtttaccgaccgcgacaaatcaaattcttttcgcgttccattaatacgagcgaaaaccaaacagacataaccgtacgcgcggtcatcgttcatgagtcacaagcgcttaccttcgcaccgctcatgcaacttacatttatcatatgcaatccatacgctcacacgaccatacgcgttctcgagtttgtacgccataatcgatcgtactcggcaccattcgcgtatatgcatcaacatgtatcacgcacctcatacgtttatatatgccaacgcatatccatacaactcacatttgttgcccaatgcaacgagcattctacgtatgcctgttttttgtctttgttgtgcaggttaacgagtcccttcttgcttacggagttcggggacttgtaggggctccgtaccgcccggttgcttatgcttggtgacatcatgtgtataactccccaaccaagaagctcctcttacttggggacttcggggactcgtacatacctccaacaatatggagtatttgctatctcaccaagcataattaacaccctctttgggacacccacaagccatggtgaggcccaaccgctacttgcatcttgtagccctatgttcaagctatgctacggtatccggaagtaacaaatccgccgccgggaagccacctttccagccttgccaagttgcctccgcaactaggcatttctatactagaatagttgtttgcttgtcccacatcgaaaaccatgtaaaggagatgacttccttcacctataaaaggaatgcctcctcccacttaaacagtaattcatcccattacaaccaatcccattacatgctttgtaatcccccttgggccgcaaggctcaacacactagtgtaacattcaagtggacgtagtttcccgctaaggcgggagacgaaccactatacatctcgtgtcactctctctctctctctctctaaagctaactagcgacccctcggtcactaacgtcaACATAATCCCAATTTACGAGTGAGCGACTCTATAGTACTCTTCTGTGCTAGGGTTTCAGAGAGGAAAATTAGGGTTGGTTTCTTCGCGAGCATGATATCCACCAAGGCTCGTTGTGTTTCATTGTTTACTATTCCCCTGCAGTTCCAAAGCAGGATATTGCCTTGGAGCATATTGCAGATTGATTGCTGACAGAGACGAACAGCAGTTTGATGGCAGCACACGAAGAAGGTTACGGCGGCGCCTtagggtatttttttttttttttttgctagctTACTTTCTTTATATGCTTTTCAAATTTTAAAGACTAGTTGTAgtatttgagttgtttatttgataatatatatatatatatcaaattttcttctaaaagttttaatatctctaattctaaggGGAAGCAGATTGCAACTGCTTAATTTTTTGCAGGTTGGTTAGTCTGCACTGGCAATTGATGCTTTTATGACTCTTCTTAGAAGTGCTAGCCTGCTAGGTGTCCCATAATTGCGTGCTCAGTGTGGGTGATTAGTAGAATATATTTTTCTCTTTGAAGGCGC is a genomic window containing:
- the LOC133736108 gene encoding uncharacterized protein LOC133736108; this encodes MWLPDIVSSLQSAYVLGRLISDNTLVANEAAHFMHKLRYQEEGFFSLKLDISKAYDRLEWSFISAMLTKLGFDPSWIQIIMKCVTSVAYSILLYGEPSPRIAPTQCIRQGDPLSPYLFILCSEGLSPLISQAVQHQVIQGLKMCPQAPTLHHLFFPDDSILFGFATMAKCMHYKRIHDIYENASGQKEHDKYLGLPMKVGRSKSAIFAYIKEKLTKKLVNWKAKILSAVGKEILIKAMAQTMPFWERLCLTKDEGGMGFKNVFAYNLAMLAKQGWRLLTNPNSLIARLYKARYYPNNSFWEAELGDSPSFSWRSILQGRPVLKAGVQWCIGDGTQVNIWNDRWIPDCQQYLLHKPSDCVFELVSDLIDHGTRTWMSAAVYTIFPPDIAQKVVCIPVGS